Proteins encoded in a region of the bacterium genome:
- a CDS encoding glutathione peroxidase: MSTIQGRSIHEIELPRLNGEPASLSEYAGQVVLAVNVASRCGFTPQYAGLQALHDRYSSRGFTVLGFPCNQFFHQEPGNAEQIQEFCRVNYGVTFPLFAKLDVKGAHQHPLYAILSEFPDAQGKAGNVSWNFEKFLVGRDGRVGRRFRPKVVPEDPRVVEAIEALL; encoded by the coding sequence ATGAGCACCATCCAGGGGCGGTCCATTCACGAGATCGAGCTGCCGAGACTCAACGGCGAACCGGCCAGCCTGTCGGAGTACGCCGGTCAGGTCGTCCTTGCGGTCAATGTCGCGTCACGCTGCGGGTTCACCCCTCAATACGCTGGACTCCAGGCCCTGCACGACCGCTACTCGAGCCGCGGCTTCACCGTGCTCGGGTTTCCCTGCAACCAGTTCTTCCACCAGGAGCCGGGGAATGCCGAGCAAATCCAGGAGTTCTGCCGTGTCAACTACGGCGTCACCTTCCCGTTGTTCGCCAAGCTGGACGTCAAGGGCGCTCACCAGCACCCGCTGTACGCGATTCTCAGCGAGTTCCCCGACGCCCAGGGCAAGGCCGGCAACGTGAGCTGGAATTTCGAGAAGTTCCTGGTCGGCCGCGATGGGCGGGTGGGGCGTCGATTCCGGCCGAAAGTCGTCCCCGAAGACCCGCGGGTCGTCGAGGCGATCGAGGCGCTGCTCTAG
- a CDS encoding response regulator translates to MIRTLVVDDDFRVAELHCAYVDRIRGFTVVGRTHTGAEALQGVDRLRPDLVLLDIYLPDMSGLEVLRRLREDDHPPVDVISITAAREVESLRAAMRGGVVHYLIKPFLFAIFEEKLLSYAAARERMTRIGQAEQGDVDRIFGALRTASNEPLPKGLSDATLELIARALGRSQSGLPAAAVADAAGVSRVTARRYLDHLCQLGKAELTMRYGGPGRPEHRYRLVSGA, encoded by the coding sequence ATGATCCGGACGCTGGTCGTCGACGACGACTTCCGGGTGGCTGAACTTCATTGCGCCTATGTCGACAGGATCAGGGGGTTCACGGTGGTGGGCCGGACGCACACCGGCGCGGAAGCTTTGCAGGGTGTCGACCGGCTCCGCCCGGACCTCGTCCTCCTGGACATCTATCTGCCGGACATGTCCGGTCTCGAGGTGCTGCGGAGGCTGCGCGAGGACGACCACCCGCCGGTCGACGTCATCTCGATCACGGCGGCGCGCGAGGTCGAGAGCCTCCGTGCGGCGATGCGCGGCGGCGTCGTCCATTACCTGATCAAGCCGTTCCTGTTCGCCATCTTCGAGGAAAAGCTGCTGTCCTACGCTGCCGCCCGCGAGCGCATGACGCGGATCGGCCAGGCGGAGCAGGGCGACGTCGACAGGATCTTCGGCGCCCTGCGCACCGCCAGCAACGAGCCCCTCCCCAAGGGCCTGTCGGATGCGACGCTCGAATTGATCGCTCGGGCGCTTGGGCGATCACAGTCCGGCCTCCCCGCGGCCGCGGTCGCGGATGCGGCCGGCGTGAGCCGGGTGACCGCGAGGCGCTATCTCGACCACCTCTGCCAGCTGGGCAAGGCCGAGTTGACGATGCGCTACGGCGGCCCCGGCCGGCCGGAGCATCGCTACCGCCTCGTGTCCGGCGCGTAG
- a CDS encoding DUF4013 domain-containing protein, with protein sequence MRLVAESFAWPFRGAWRSSWAPGLLAVLLLPIAFVPLLGYAIAATRAAASDPAHGPPKWTISARLLADGFWTAMALALLSVPFALVLNPLAEFLFEAHLWRVGDRSQSEFYAHLASGFILALPWGLALLLLMPHATARFATTARPGDLFDFGAAIQGVRRGFAAWNLAAAAMVTAWAAGVACVGLLCIGLVPGIFYAILVSAHASAALHDQDPDSPPR encoded by the coding sequence GTGAGGCTCGTCGCCGAATCTTTCGCGTGGCCGTTTCGAGGCGCCTGGAGGTCCAGCTGGGCGCCCGGCCTCCTCGCGGTGCTGCTCCTGCCGATCGCCTTCGTGCCGCTCCTCGGCTATGCGATCGCGGCCACCCGCGCCGCCGCGAGCGATCCCGCGCACGGCCCCCCGAAGTGGACCATCTCCGCGCGTCTGCTGGCCGACGGGTTCTGGACCGCGATGGCGCTGGCCCTGCTCAGCGTGCCCTTCGCCCTAGTCCTGAACCCGCTCGCGGAGTTCCTGTTCGAAGCTCATCTCTGGCGGGTCGGTGACAGGTCGCAATCGGAGTTCTACGCCCACCTGGCTTCAGGCTTCATCCTCGCGCTGCCGTGGGGTCTGGCTCTGCTGCTGCTCATGCCGCATGCGACGGCGCGTTTCGCGACCACCGCACGGCCCGGCGACCTTTTCGATTTCGGGGCGGCGATCCAGGGAGTGCGAAGGGGCTTCGCCGCGTGGAACCTCGCCGCCGCCGCGATGGTCACCGCGTGGGCCGCCGGCGTCGCCTGCGTCGGGCTGCTGTGCATCGGCCTCGTGCCGGGCATCTTCTACGCCATTCTTGTGAGCGCACATGCCAGCGCCGCGCTCCACGACCAGGATCCAGATTCACCCCCTCGGTGA
- a CDS encoding LamB/YcsF family protein — MNLNSELGEGAGADEAILASVDSASIACGVHAGSVSITIATAWRCRALGVEVGAHPGYDDRAGHGRVDRSLSPPEIEALVAFQVAGLAAVAPIAYVKPHGALYHRCQSDPAVADAVARVAKAHGVGLLGQPGFEILAAAERAGIPGYREGFADRLLLPDGRLAPRTQPGAVLNPALAAQQAVRLARSGQYDTICVHGDTPGAAQIAASVRQGLREAGVATGPLARRAAPS; from the coding sequence TTGAACCTCAACTCCGAGCTGGGAGAGGGCGCCGGCGCGGATGAGGCGATCCTGGCCAGCGTGGACAGCGCCAGCATCGCCTGCGGCGTGCACGCGGGGTCGGTCTCGATCACGATCGCCACGGCTTGGCGGTGCCGCGCGCTGGGGGTCGAGGTCGGCGCCCATCCCGGTTATGACGACCGCGCCGGTCACGGGCGCGTGGATCGATCGCTGTCTCCACCGGAGATCGAGGCGCTCGTCGCCTTCCAGGTCGCGGGCCTCGCGGCGGTGGCTCCCATTGCCTACGTGAAGCCGCACGGCGCCCTGTACCACCGCTGCCAGAGCGACCCGGCTGTCGCCGACGCTGTGGCGCGGGTTGCCAAAGCGCATGGGGTCGGGCTTCTCGGCCAGCCGGGATTCGAGATCCTCGCCGCCGCCGAGCGGGCCGGCATCCCCGGTTACCGTGAGGGGTTCGCCGATCGCCTGCTGCTGCCCGATGGCCGCCTCGCGCCGCGGACGCAGCCCGGCGCGGTGCTCAATCCAGCCCTCGCCGCCCAGCAGGCGGTGCGGCTGGCGCGATCGGGGCAATACGACACGATCTGCGTTCACGGCGACACCCCGGGAGCCGCGCAAATCGCCGCCAGCGTGCGCCAGGGTCTGCGCGAGGCCGGCGTGGCAACCGGTCCGCTGGCCCGCCGCGCGGCTCCCTCCTAG
- the moaC gene encoding cyclic pyranopterin monophosphate synthase MoaC — MTNRLTHLDEKGAARMVDVADKASTTREALAECLVRMAPDTLRAVREGTAKGDALQVARVAGIMAAKRTSELIPLCHPLPLTSVAVDFEFVPGAIRVLARARVVGQTGVEMEALTAASVAGLTLIDMTKGVERGVYLEVVRLLEKSGGRSGTWKRPGARRGPSSQP; from the coding sequence GTGACGAACCGGCTGACGCACCTGGACGAGAAGGGGGCGGCGCGCATGGTCGATGTCGCGGACAAGGCTTCGACCACACGCGAAGCGCTGGCGGAGTGCCTGGTGCGCATGGCTCCCGACACCCTGCGTGCGGTGCGCGAGGGGACCGCCAAGGGAGACGCCCTCCAGGTCGCCCGGGTGGCGGGAATCATGGCCGCCAAGCGCACGTCAGAGCTCATCCCGCTGTGTCACCCGCTGCCGCTCACGAGCGTGGCGGTCGATTTCGAGTTCGTGCCCGGCGCCATCCGGGTGCTCGCTCGGGCTCGCGTGGTCGGGCAGACAGGCGTTGAGATGGAAGCGCTGACCGCGGCTTCGGTGGCCGGTTTGACGCTGATCGACATGACCAAGGGAGTCGAGCGCGGCGTCTACCTGGAGGTGGTCCGTCTGCTCGAGAAGTCAGGCGGCCGCTCGGGGACGTGGAAGCGTCCCGGCGCGCGCCGGGGGCCCTCGAGCCAACCGTGA
- the pxpB gene encoding 5-oxoprolinase subunit PxpB, whose translation MPAPRSTTRIQIHPLGDTALMAELGTRLDTAVNTRAIALAAALKKRRDVRQAIAGCASVTVHFDPEQTTFKALGAAVTRLATKRPPMAEPGRLHRIPVVYDGPDLEAAAARLGLLPDRIAELHSRPIYRVFHVGFVPGWAYLGPLPEELELPRRDVPRTRVPAGSVAIAGRQTGIYPLAAPGGWHLIGRTSVKLFLPDSDPPCLFRAGDRVKFFAAGA comes from the coding sequence ATGCCAGCGCCGCGCTCCACGACCAGGATCCAGATTCACCCCCTCGGTGACACCGCGCTCATGGCCGAGCTGGGAACGCGCCTCGACACCGCCGTCAACACACGCGCCATCGCCCTCGCCGCCGCGCTGAAGAAGCGGCGCGACGTGCGGCAGGCAATCGCCGGCTGTGCCAGCGTCACGGTACATTTCGACCCTGAGCAGACAACGTTCAAGGCGCTGGGCGCCGCGGTCACCAGGCTCGCGACCAAGCGTCCGCCGATGGCCGAGCCGGGGCGCCTTCACCGCATCCCCGTCGTCTACGACGGGCCGGATCTCGAAGCGGCCGCGGCGAGGCTCGGACTCCTTCCGGACAGGATCGCCGAGCTCCACTCGCGGCCGATCTATCGCGTCTTTCACGTCGGCTTCGTCCCGGGCTGGGCGTATCTCGGGCCTCTCCCCGAAGAGCTCGAACTGCCCCGACGCGACGTGCCCCGCACACGAGTGCCTGCCGGCTCGGTGGCCATCGCCGGGCGGCAGACCGGCATCTATCCGCTGGCCGCGCCCGGTGGCTGGCATCTGATCGGACGCACCTCGGTGAAGCTGTTCCTGCCTGACTCCGACCCACCCTGCCTCTTCCGCGCGGGCGACCGCGTCAAGTTCTTCGCCGCGGGCGCGTGA
- a CDS encoding HAD family hydrolase, which yields MRMPDTEGVLFDYGRTLVTFAYPTGELLDVLRDFRPRIEAALGVPAPDAEAILHDVLLPLEEYIASMSEDEVDYMDVYRATWERAGLKLPDGLLHDILDAEQMCWDRAVRLDADALPVLSWLGAHGVKRAICSNAPFPPEMMRRQVDANGIGERVDAAVFSSEVGRRKPAPDVYRAALDAIGVAAPRALFVGDRIREDYDGPRALGMRAVILTAHAQELPPDGVPTIASLSELPGLL from the coding sequence ATGCGGATGCCCGACACGGAAGGCGTGCTTTTCGACTACGGCCGGACTTTGGTCACGTTCGCGTATCCGACCGGCGAGCTGCTCGACGTCCTGCGCGACTTCCGCCCCCGCATCGAAGCCGCGCTGGGGGTGCCCGCCCCCGACGCGGAGGCGATCCTCCACGACGTCCTGCTGCCGCTCGAGGAGTACATCGCCAGCATGAGCGAGGACGAGGTCGACTACATGGACGTCTATCGGGCGACGTGGGAGCGCGCGGGCCTGAAGCTGCCCGACGGACTCCTCCACGACATCCTTGACGCGGAGCAGATGTGCTGGGACCGCGCCGTCCGGCTGGACGCCGACGCGCTGCCGGTGCTGTCGTGGCTCGGCGCCCATGGAGTCAAGCGCGCCATCTGCTCCAATGCGCCTTTCCCCCCCGAGATGATGCGGCGCCAGGTGGACGCGAACGGCATCGGTGAGCGGGTCGACGCGGCCGTCTTCTCGAGCGAGGTCGGCCGGCGCAAGCCGGCGCCCGACGTGTACCGCGCGGCGCTGGACGCCATCGGGGTCGCGGCGCCGCGGGCCCTCTTCGTCGGGGATCGGATACGCGAGGACTACGACGGCCCGCGCGCCCTGGGCATGCGCGCCGTGATCCTGACCGCGCATGCCCAGGAGCTTCCACCGGACGGCGTCCCGACCATCGCCTCGCTCAGCGAACTGCCCGGACTTCTGTGA
- a CDS encoding cupin domain-containing protein: protein MATLEHMMTRLKGEASGCYSWSNGPGDRYGAHSHGYEKVLYCVDGSITFVLEVEGRRLELKAGDRLVLPAATVHSAVVGPAGCTCIEGRR, encoded by the coding sequence ATGGCCACCCTGGAACACATGATGACGCGGTTGAAAGGGGAGGCGAGCGGCTGCTACTCGTGGTCGAACGGGCCGGGAGACCGCTATGGAGCCCACAGTCACGGGTACGAGAAGGTCCTCTACTGCGTCGACGGGTCGATAACTTTCGTGCTCGAGGTCGAGGGCCGGCGGCTGGAGCTCAAGGCCGGGGATCGGCTGGTGCTGCCGGCCGCGACGGTGCATTCCGCGGTCGTCGGGCCGGCCGGTTGCACATGCATCGAAGGCCGCCGTTAG
- the larB gene encoding nickel pincer cofactor biosynthesis protein LarB → MQLEELGGRARLDLGRFLRRGLPEVVLAPGKTPSEAARLTVALAGRQGQGLISRMTAQHASALRASAAAAGIEVAAYGASARALRPGFAPEPIEGRVGILTAGTSDVGAAEEARMVVEACGLQARLAADLGVAGLHRFVGPLATTLEWGADVIVVAAGMDGVLPGLVAGLIDVPVIGLPVSTGYGRGGAGEGALTTMLQSCSTGLVVVNIDNGVGAGAAAVLIASRASAARTRASGAGRKARAR, encoded by the coding sequence ATGCAGCTGGAGGAGCTGGGCGGGCGGGCCAGGCTCGACCTCGGTCGCTTCCTGCGCCGCGGCCTCCCGGAGGTGGTGCTCGCCCCGGGGAAGACGCCTTCGGAGGCAGCGCGCCTGACGGTGGCGCTGGCCGGGCGCCAGGGCCAGGGCCTGATCAGCCGCATGACCGCGCAGCATGCATCCGCCCTGCGCGCATCGGCTGCGGCCGCGGGCATCGAGGTGGCCGCGTATGGGGCTTCGGCGCGCGCGCTGCGGCCTGGATTCGCGCCGGAGCCGATCGAGGGCAGGGTCGGCATCCTCACCGCCGGGACATCGGACGTCGGCGCCGCCGAGGAGGCGAGGATGGTCGTCGAGGCGTGCGGGCTCCAGGCCCGGCTGGCGGCCGACCTCGGCGTGGCCGGTCTGCACCGCTTCGTCGGCCCGCTGGCCACGACCCTGGAATGGGGCGCCGACGTCATCGTCGTCGCGGCCGGCATGGACGGCGTGCTGCCAGGCCTCGTGGCCGGGCTGATCGACGTGCCGGTGATCGGCCTTCCGGTTTCGACCGGCTACGGCCGTGGCGGCGCCGGAGAGGGCGCGCTCACCACCATGCTCCAGTCGTGCTCGACCGGTCTGGTGGTCGTCAACATCGACAACGGGGTGGGCGCCGGCGCCGCGGCCGTGCTCATCGCCTCCCGGGCGTCGGCGGCGCGCACGCGGGCGAGCGGGGCCGGCCGCAAAGCGCGCGCTCGATAG
- a CDS encoding redoxin domain-containing protein yields MPAKSPTACSSAGSSNRRRLNPRPAAAPPNRRSTGCSARARPGWSVSARKASRWRRRHPRASFCARCLMTSSPSGTPIPRWHARGGWRCAPRWSMRSTRATASWARRSRAGTSWNASGPGPNRLSCVLQVGDRAPEFKLPTTAGQELTLAEALAQHKALVFLFYVLDFTGG; encoded by the coding sequence ATGCCGGCGAAGAGTCCGACCGCCTGCTCATCAGCTGGGAGCTCGAATCGCCGCAGGCTGAATCCGCGGCCGGCGGCCGCGCCGCCGAACCGTCGCTCGACGGGTTGCTCGGCGAGGGCGCGGCCCGGGTGGTCCGTGTCGGCGCGCAAGGCGAGCCGGTGGCGACGCCGTCATCCGCGCGCGTCCTTCTGTGCCAGGTGCCTGATGACATCGTCGCCATCCGGCACTCCGATCCCGCGCTGGCACGCTCGTGGCGGATGGCGGTGCGCACCGCGCTGGTCGATGCGTTCGACGCGGGCTACAGCGTCATGGGCGCGACGAAGTCGGGCTGGTACGTCCTGGAACGCCAGCGGACCGGGGCCGAATAGACTTTCCTGCGTGCTGCAGGTTGGGGACAGAGCTCCCGAGTTCAAGCTGCCGACGACCGCGGGCCAGGAGCTGACGCTCGCCGAAGCCCTCGCCCAACACAAAGCGCTCGTCTTCCTTTTCTACGTCCTCGACTTCACCGGTGGTTGA
- a CDS encoding redoxin domain-containing protein, with protein sequence MELTEFRSRHEAAAADGIGIYGISVDSVFSHQAFAKELGGLPFELIGDFERKMVTDYGVRRDDVEGYSGMARRTVFVIDHDGIVRWTWVGSKEQPQPDYDAVINEARKAAGPAEAS encoded by the coding sequence ATGGAGTTGACCGAGTTTCGGTCAAGGCACGAGGCGGCAGCCGCGGACGGCATCGGCATCTACGGCATCAGCGTCGACTCCGTCTTCTCGCACCAGGCTTTCGCCAAGGAGCTCGGCGGCCTGCCGTTCGAGCTGATCGGTGACTTCGAGCGGAAGATGGTCACCGATTACGGCGTGCGGCGCGATGACGTGGAGGGCTACTCCGGGATGGCCAGGAGGACCGTCTTCGTCATCGACCACGACGGCATCGTGCGCTGGACCTGGGTGGGATCCAAAGAGCAGCCGCAACCCGACTACGACGCCGTGATCAACGAAGCGCGGAAAGCCGCCGGGCCGGCCGAGGCGTCATGA
- a CDS encoding biotin-dependent carboxyltransferase produces MPLPRGRPRQVLRRGRVTNVLRVREPGLLTTVQDLGRPNAVSAGVPGGGAMDRFAHSAANLLVGNDAGAATLECTLTGPHLIAERPCLVAITGADLAPRVNGRPGQTWTGIRLGEGDALSFGARRVGARAYIAVAGGIAGDRWLGSLSTNLMAARGGMRGRALNAGDLIRTAADPAMPMVAGGRLHAHMRPGYQDHTLRAIAGPHLERLGAKGRHLLFHSVFTVGREADRMGYRLEGPSLAASGDELLSFGLAAGAVQVPPGGGPILLMADHQTAGGYPVVATVVSAALPIAAQLAPGDELRFAEISVEDAVRLRRALQAALESLRAGSPAPS; encoded by the coding sequence CTGCCTCTTCCGCGCGGGCGACCGCGTCAAGTTCTTCGCCGCGGGCGCGTGACGAACGTCCTCCGAGTCAGAGAACCTGGTCTCCTCACCACCGTCCAGGACCTCGGGCGTCCGAACGCCGTCAGCGCCGGGGTGCCCGGCGGTGGCGCGATGGACCGGTTCGCCCACTCGGCGGCGAACCTGCTGGTGGGCAATGACGCCGGCGCCGCCACGCTCGAGTGCACGCTCACCGGCCCTCACCTCATCGCGGAGCGGCCCTGCCTGGTCGCCATCACGGGGGCCGACCTCGCCCCGCGAGTCAACGGCAGGCCGGGGCAGACGTGGACGGGCATCCGCCTGGGCGAGGGCGACGCGCTCAGCTTCGGCGCCAGGCGCGTTGGCGCGCGGGCGTACATCGCGGTCGCAGGCGGCATCGCGGGCGACCGATGGCTCGGTTCGCTTTCGACCAACCTGATGGCGGCGCGGGGCGGCATGCGGGGGCGGGCCCTGAACGCGGGCGACCTCATCCGCACCGCCGCTGATCCTGCAATGCCGATGGTCGCCGGCGGCCGGCTCCACGCTCACATGCGACCCGGCTACCAGGATCACACGCTGCGCGCGATCGCCGGTCCTCACCTCGAACGCCTGGGAGCCAAGGGACGGCACCTGCTCTTCCATTCGGTGTTCACCGTCGGTCGCGAGGCCGACCGCATGGGTTACCGGTTGGAGGGGCCGAGCCTGGCGGCGTCAGGCGACGAGCTGCTGTCCTTCGGGCTCGCGGCCGGCGCGGTCCAGGTGCCGCCTGGCGGCGGTCCGATCCTTTTGATGGCCGACCACCAGACCGCGGGCGGCTACCCGGTCGTCGCCACCGTGGTCAGCGCAGCCCTCCCGATCGCCGCCCAGCTCGCGCCGGGCGACGAGCTCCGCTTTGCGGAGATCAGCGTCGAGGATGCGGTGCGCTTGCGCCGCGCTCTGCAGGCGGCGCTGGAATCGCTGCGAGCGGGCAGCCCGGCTCCGTCATGA
- a CDS encoding MogA/MoaB family molybdenum cofactor biosynthesis protein has protein sequence MEASRRAPGALEPTVNAHVITVSDGVSAGTRDDVSGPELVRLLSQAGFEASGPEVVPDVRERITTAIVTAASRGADLVVTTGGTGLAARDVTPQATAAVIDYEVPGIGEAMRRAGAASTPMASLSRAMAGVRGRSLIINVPGSVRGATESLLAVMPVLDHAVQLLRGQTSH, from the coding sequence GTGGAAGCGTCCCGGCGCGCGCCGGGGGCCCTCGAGCCAACCGTGAACGCTCACGTCATCACCGTCAGCGATGGCGTCTCGGCGGGCACCAGGGACGACGTCAGCGGGCCCGAGCTCGTGCGCCTGCTCAGCCAGGCCGGCTTCGAGGCGAGCGGTCCGGAGGTGGTGCCTGATGTGAGGGAGCGGATCACGACCGCGATCGTCACGGCCGCGTCGCGTGGCGCCGACCTGGTCGTCACGACGGGCGGCACCGGGCTCGCCGCTCGCGATGTCACGCCGCAGGCCACAGCGGCCGTCATCGATTACGAGGTGCCGGGCATCGGCGAGGCGATGCGGCGCGCCGGCGCCGCGAGCACACCGATGGCGTCTCTATCCCGCGCCATGGCGGGCGTGCGCGGAAGGAGCTTGATCATCAACGTCCCCGGCAGCGTCAGGGGCGCGACCGAGTCGCTGCTGGCCGTGATGCCGGTGCTCGACCACGCCGTGCAGCTGCTCCGGGGCCAGACCTCGCATTGA